One genomic segment of Mycolicibacterium psychrotolerans includes these proteins:
- a CDS encoding dienelactone hydrolase family protein, translated as MPRITDTVTTADGSCPVSLHTPDGAGPWPGIVMYPDAGGARPTFRAMADKLAEYGYAVLVPDVYYRDGDWAPFSMATVFEDTAERTRLFGMIAKVTPEIMATDAQAFFDYLAARPEVSGSSFGTTGYCMGGRTSLVVAGRLPDRVAAAMSFHGGGLVTDDSSSPHLMADQISAAVYLAAAKNDRSFTVADGETLDKALTAAGVEHTVEFYDAFHGFAVPDNGPYDEPAARRHWEAMRSFFDAHLG; from the coding sequence ATGCCGAGGATCACCGACACTGTCACCACCGCTGACGGCTCCTGCCCGGTCAGCCTGCACACCCCCGACGGCGCCGGGCCGTGGCCCGGCATCGTCATGTATCCCGACGCCGGTGGGGCCCGGCCGACGTTCCGCGCGATGGCCGACAAGCTGGCCGAGTACGGGTACGCGGTGCTGGTGCCCGACGTCTACTACCGCGACGGAGACTGGGCGCCGTTCTCCATGGCCACGGTCTTCGAGGACACGGCCGAACGCACTCGGCTGTTCGGGATGATCGCCAAGGTGACCCCGGAGATCATGGCCACCGATGCGCAGGCCTTCTTCGACTACCTGGCAGCCCGCCCGGAGGTCAGCGGATCCTCGTTCGGTACCACGGGGTATTGCATGGGTGGGCGGACGTCGCTCGTGGTCGCGGGCCGGCTGCCCGATCGGGTGGCGGCGGCGATGTCGTTTCACGGCGGCGGCCTGGTCACCGACGATTCGTCGAGCCCCCACCTGATGGCCGATCAGATCTCCGCCGCCGTCTACCTCGCCGCGGCCAAGAACGACCGCTCCTTCACCGTCGCCGACGGCGAGACGCTCGACAAGGCGCTCACCGCTGCCGGTGTCGAGCACACCGTCGAGTTCTATGACGCCTTCCACGGCTTCGCGGTGCCGGACAACGGTCCCTACGACGAACCCGCGGCGCGGCGACACTGGGAGGCCATGCGGTCGTTCTTCGACGCTCACCTAGGCTGA
- a CDS encoding HpcH/HpaI aldolase/citrate lyase family protein, with protein sequence MYDQTFSESAASEHGTRIDPVLARSWLLVNGASYERFGPAVESRADIIVLDIEDAVAPKDKAAARENVTRWLAEGHDDWVRVNGFGTEWWAGDLEMLAGTSVGGVMLAMVESVDHVTETAKRLPNVPIVALVETARGLERITEIASAKGTFRLAFGIGDFRRDTGFGDNPTTLAYARSRFTIAAKAAHLPGAIDGPTVGSSALRLSEATAVSAEFGMSGKICLTPDQCPTVNEGLSPSVEEISWAKEFLVEFERDGGEIRNGSDLPRIARANKILDLARSYGIEPSHFDDVDDPVHIPAPSDTYHY encoded by the coding sequence GTGTATGACCAGACCTTCAGCGAATCGGCCGCCAGCGAGCACGGGACGCGGATCGACCCGGTGCTCGCGCGCAGTTGGCTGCTCGTCAACGGCGCTTCCTACGAGCGGTTCGGTCCGGCGGTCGAATCCCGGGCCGACATCATCGTGCTCGACATCGAAGACGCGGTCGCCCCGAAGGACAAGGCCGCGGCCCGGGAGAACGTCACGCGCTGGCTCGCCGAGGGCCACGACGACTGGGTGCGGGTCAACGGTTTCGGCACCGAATGGTGGGCCGGCGACCTCGAGATGCTGGCCGGCACGTCGGTCGGCGGCGTGATGCTCGCGATGGTGGAGTCGGTCGACCACGTCACCGAGACCGCCAAACGGCTGCCGAACGTGCCGATCGTCGCGCTGGTGGAGACGGCGCGGGGACTGGAACGCATCACCGAGATCGCCTCGGCGAAGGGCACTTTCCGGCTGGCGTTCGGCATCGGCGACTTCCGCCGCGACACCGGTTTCGGCGACAATCCGACCACGCTGGCCTATGCGCGGTCGCGGTTCACCATCGCGGCGAAGGCTGCCCACCTGCCCGGCGCGATCGACGGTCCGACCGTCGGGTCGAGCGCGCTACGGCTCAGCGAGGCGACGGCGGTCTCCGCCGAATTCGGTATGAGCGGCAAGATCTGCCTGACACCGGACCAGTGTCCGACGGTCAACGAAGGTCTGTCACCGTCGGTCGAGGAGATCAGCTGGGCAAAGGAGTTCCTCGTCGAATTCGAGCGGGACGGGGGCGAGATCCGCAACGGCTCGGATCTGCCGCGGATTGCGCGGGCCAACAAGATCCTCGACCTGGCCCGGTCGTACGGCATCGAACCGTCGCACTTCGACGACGTCGACGACCCGGTGCACATCCCTGCACCGTCGGACACCTACCACTACTGA
- a CDS encoding Dyp-type peroxidase — protein MLEFDDIQHILLTRTPAITGRYEFLTFDTADGGRAWLSALLDKTQSATDATATMDESDRWVTLAFTWNGLRALGVPDESLQTFPGEFRTGMAARADILGDTGASAPRHWVGGLAGDDLHAIAILFSRTDEQCRRSIDEHDKLLARTDGVRSLSFLDLNATPPFNYAHDHFGFRDRLSQPVMKGSGEEPTPGSGAALEPGEFILGYPDENGPVTNLPEPQVLSRNGSYMAYRRLQEHVGAFRDYLLDNAETPEEQELLAAKFMGRWRSGAPLVLAPDKDDPELGADPMRNNDFNYKEMDPFGYACPLGSHARRLNPRDTAHYMNRRRMIRRGATYGPALPEGEPDDGVERGIAAFIICADLVRQFEFAQNVWINDKRFHELGNEHDPITGTQDGTLDFTVPKRPIRKVHKGIPAFTTLTGGAYFFLPGLNAMRYLVSLGN, from the coding sequence GTGCTTGAATTCGACGACATCCAGCACATCCTGCTGACGCGCACACCCGCCATCACGGGACGCTATGAGTTCCTGACCTTCGACACCGCCGACGGCGGACGGGCGTGGCTCTCCGCGCTGCTGGACAAGACGCAATCCGCCACGGACGCGACTGCCACGATGGACGAGTCCGACCGCTGGGTAACTCTCGCGTTCACGTGGAATGGCCTGCGCGCGCTCGGCGTGCCCGACGAGTCGCTGCAGACCTTCCCAGGGGAGTTCCGCACAGGGATGGCTGCCCGTGCGGACATTCTCGGGGACACCGGCGCCAGCGCACCGCGGCACTGGGTCGGCGGCCTGGCCGGCGACGACCTGCACGCGATCGCGATCTTGTTCTCGCGCACCGATGAGCAGTGCCGGCGGTCCATCGACGAGCACGACAAGTTGCTGGCCCGCACCGATGGCGTGCGCAGCCTGTCGTTCCTCGACCTGAACGCAACACCGCCGTTCAACTACGCCCACGACCACTTCGGGTTCCGGGACCGCTTGTCGCAGCCGGTGATGAAGGGCTCTGGAGAAGAGCCGACACCGGGCTCCGGCGCCGCGCTTGAACCGGGTGAGTTCATTCTCGGTTACCCGGACGAGAACGGGCCGGTGACCAATCTGCCTGAGCCGCAAGTGCTGTCGCGTAACGGCAGCTACATGGCGTACCGCCGCCTGCAGGAACACGTCGGAGCGTTCCGTGACTATCTACTGGACAACGCGGAGACGCCGGAGGAGCAGGAGCTGTTGGCCGCGAAGTTCATGGGGCGGTGGCGCAGCGGCGCGCCCCTCGTGCTGGCGCCAGACAAGGATGATCCTGAGCTCGGCGCAGACCCGATGCGCAACAATGACTTCAACTACAAAGAGATGGATCCGTTCGGATATGCGTGTCCACTCGGCTCACACGCGCGTCGGTTGAATCCCCGGGACACCGCGCACTACATGAACCGTCGGCGCATGATCCGCCGCGGCGCGACGTATGGACCGGCGCTGCCGGAGGGGGAACCGGACGACGGGGTGGAGCGCGGCATCGCCGCGTTCATCATCTGCGCCGACCTCGTGCGGCAGTTCGAGTTCGCCCAGAACGTGTGGATCAACGACAAGAGGTTTCACGAATTGGGCAACGAGCACGACCCCATCACCGGGACCCAGGACGGGACGCTGGACTTCACCGTGCCGAAGCGGCCGATCCGCAAGGTTCACAAGGGAATTCCGGCGTTCACCACGTTGACCGGTGGAGCGTATTTCTTCCTGCCGGGGTTGAACGCCATGCGTTATCTGGTCTCACTCGGCAACTGA
- a CDS encoding flavodoxin family protein, with product MSRTLLIVHHTPSPHCHEMLDAVIAGATDPEIVGVDVLRRPALTVSPVEMLQADGYLLGSPANLGYISGALKHAFDQSYYQLLDSTRGRPFGFWLHGNEGTEGAERAVDGITAGLGWERAAETVIVSGKPTKADLEACWNLGATVAAKLMGE from the coding sequence ATGAGCAGGACGCTGCTCATCGTCCACCACACCCCGTCGCCGCACTGTCACGAGATGCTCGACGCGGTCATCGCCGGCGCGACCGACCCGGAGATCGTGGGTGTCGACGTGCTGCGGCGACCGGCGCTGACCGTCTCGCCGGTGGAGATGCTGCAAGCCGACGGCTACCTGCTGGGCAGCCCTGCGAACCTCGGTTACATCTCCGGCGCGCTCAAGCACGCGTTCGACCAGAGCTACTACCAGCTGCTCGATTCCACTCGCGGACGGCCGTTCGGATTCTGGCTGCACGGCAACGAGGGCACCGAGGGGGCCGAGCGGGCGGTCGACGGGATCACCGCCGGGTTGGGGTGGGAGCGCGCCGCAGAGACGGTCATCGTGTCCGGCAAGCCGACGAAGGCCGACCTGGAGGCATGCTGGAACCTTGGCGCGACGGTCGCAGCGAAGCTGATGGGCGAGTGA
- a CDS encoding tetratricopeptide repeat protein translates to MSEGSRALRTQLLIGFMCVALVVYFVLLGRAAIILIRSGEAAAIGLGAAILILPVVGAWAMIATLRAGLAHQRLARLAREQGMELDVSDLPRRPSGRISRDAADALFATVREEVEADPDDWRRWYRLARAYDYAGDRSRARETMKKAVQMQEATR, encoded by the coding sequence ATGAGCGAAGGGTCCCGCGCGCTGCGCACCCAGCTGCTGATCGGCTTCATGTGCGTCGCGCTCGTGGTCTACTTCGTGCTGCTCGGCAGGGCGGCGATCATCCTCATCCGGTCCGGCGAGGCGGCCGCCATCGGACTCGGCGCGGCGATCCTGATCCTGCCCGTCGTCGGCGCCTGGGCGATGATCGCCACGTTGCGTGCCGGTCTGGCGCATCAGCGGCTGGCGCGGCTCGCGCGCGAGCAGGGCATGGAACTCGACGTCAGCGACCTGCCGCGGAGGCCCTCCGGTCGGATCAGCCGCGACGCCGCCGACGCGCTGTTCGCCACGGTCCGGGAGGAAGTGGAGGCCGACCCCGACGACTGGCGGCGCTGGTACCGGTTGGCCCGCGCCTACGACTACGCCGGGGATCGCAGCCGCGCCCGGGAGACCATGAAGAAAGCCGTGCAGATGCAGGAGGCGACACGATGA
- the dapB gene encoding 4-hydroxy-tetrahydrodipicolinate reductase → MRVGVLGAKGKVGATMVAAVEAADDLEFTTGVDAGDSLSALTDSGTEVVIDFTHPSVVMDNLKFLIDNGIHAVVGTTGFTDERLDQVREWLAAKPDVSVLIAPNFAIGAVLSMHFAQQAAKHFESVEVIELHHPHKADAPSGTAARTAKLIAEARKGMPPNPDATSTGLEGARGADVDGIPVHSVRLAGLVAHQEVLFGTQGETLTIRHDSIDRTSFVPGVLLAVRKIRDFPGLTVGLEPLLDLT, encoded by the coding sequence ATGCGAGTCGGAGTGCTGGGAGCCAAGGGCAAGGTCGGCGCCACCATGGTCGCGGCGGTCGAGGCCGCCGACGACCTGGAGTTCACCACCGGCGTGGACGCCGGCGATTCGCTGTCGGCCCTCACCGACAGCGGCACCGAGGTCGTCATCGACTTCACCCACCCCAGCGTCGTCATGGACAACCTGAAGTTCCTGATCGACAACGGCATTCACGCCGTCGTCGGCACCACCGGCTTCACCGACGAGCGGCTCGACCAGGTTAGGGAATGGCTCGCCGCCAAGCCGGACGTCTCCGTGCTGATCGCCCCCAACTTCGCGATCGGCGCGGTGCTGTCGATGCATTTCGCCCAGCAGGCCGCAAAGCACTTCGAGTCCGTCGAGGTCATCGAACTGCACCATCCGCACAAGGCCGATGCGCCGTCGGGGACGGCTGCGCGCACCGCCAAGCTCATCGCCGAAGCGCGAAAAGGCATGCCACCCAATCCGGATGCCACCAGCACCGGACTCGAGGGGGCGCGCGGCGCCGATGTCGACGGCATCCCGGTGCACTCGGTCCGGCTCGCCGGCCTCGTCGCCCACCAGGAAGTCCTCTTCGGCACTCAGGGCGAGACGCTCACCATCCGGCACGACAGCATCGACCGCACGTCGTTCGTCCCGGGTGTGCTGCTGGCCGTGCGCAAGATCCGCGACTTCCCGGGCCTCACTGTGGGTCTCGAACCGCTGCTCGACCTGACATGA
- a CDS encoding HNH endonuclease signature motif containing protein has translation MGEVASAVEAIRSQIAMLHDTCDTLSHRELVELLTELTTVLRAVPALEHRVLAKLVTETEPRRLGEASWKKVLTTALRVSETEAKRRLAHAAALGPRQSMTGEPLAPLWEATAAAQARGALDAEHVKVIATFHDKLPSWVDVDTRASADRQLATLGAGLAPEDLKKAANRLATMIDQDGPAPTDAERARKRGVTLGEQQADGMSKLSGWITPEFRAVYEAVEAKLAAPGMCNPDDETPCVDSHPDDTQRRADTRSPAQRRHDAWLAVGRIALISGELGQHNGLPVTVIVSTTLQELEKGAGVAVTGGGSLLPMGDLIRMASHAFHYLAVFDQHTSQALYLGHTKRIASPAQRIVLHARDRGCTRPGCTVPGYWTQVHHVTDWKNGGATDVNDLTLACGPENRMIEHTDWDTRKNRRGQIEWVPPPDLDTGQHRVNGYHHPERHLLPEDDQGP, from the coding sequence ATGGGTGAAGTCGCGAGCGCGGTGGAGGCGATCCGGTCGCAGATCGCGATGCTGCACGACACCTGCGACACCCTGTCCCACCGCGAGCTCGTCGAGCTGCTGACGGAGCTGACGACCGTGCTGCGCGCCGTGCCCGCCCTGGAACATCGCGTGCTCGCGAAGCTGGTGACGGAGACCGAGCCGCGCCGGCTCGGCGAGGCGTCGTGGAAGAAGGTGCTCACCACCGCGCTGCGGGTCTCGGAGACCGAAGCCAAACGACGATTGGCTCACGCCGCGGCGCTGGGTCCACGGCAGTCGATGACCGGGGAGCCGCTGGCGCCGCTGTGGGAGGCCACCGCTGCCGCCCAAGCCCGTGGTGCGCTGGACGCCGAACACGTCAAAGTGATCGCCACGTTCCACGACAAGCTCCCTTCGTGGGTCGATGTGGACACCCGCGCCTCCGCCGACCGCCAACTCGCCACCCTGGGCGCCGGGTTGGCCCCCGAGGACTTGAAGAAGGCCGCGAACCGGCTGGCCACCATGATCGATCAGGACGGCCCCGCACCCACCGACGCCGAACGCGCCCGCAAACGAGGCGTCACGTTAGGCGAGCAGCAAGCCGACGGGATGAGCAAGCTCTCCGGCTGGATCACCCCGGAATTTCGGGCCGTCTACGAAGCCGTCGAGGCCAAACTCGCCGCGCCGGGAATGTGCAACCCCGACGACGAGACACCATGTGTGGACAGCCACCCCGACGACACTCAACGCCGCGCCGACACCCGCAGCCCGGCGCAGCGCCGCCACGACGCCTGGCTGGCCGTCGGCCGGATAGCGCTGATCTCGGGTGAGCTGGGCCAGCACAACGGATTACCCGTCACCGTCATCGTGTCGACGACCTTGCAGGAGTTGGAAAAGGGTGCGGGGGTGGCGGTCACCGGCGGCGGCAGCTTGCTGCCGATGGGCGATCTGATCCGGATGGCCTCGCACGCGTTCCACTATCTGGCGGTGTTCGACCAGCACACCAGCCAAGCCTTGTATCTGGGCCACACCAAGCGAATCGCCTCCCCGGCGCAGCGGATCGTGCTGCATGCCCGCGATCGGGGCTGCACACGGCCGGGCTGCACCGTGCCCGGCTACTGGACCCAGGTCCATCACGTCACCGACTGGAAGAACGGCGGCGCCACCGACGTCAACGACCTCACCCTGGCCTGCGGCCCCGAGAACCGGATGATCGAGCACACCGACTGGGACACCCGCAAAAACCGCCGAGGCCAGATCGAATGGGTACCCCCACCCGACCTCGACACCGGCCAACACCGCGTCAACGGCTACCACCACCCCGAACGCCACCTCCTCCCCGAAGACGACCAAGGACCGTAG
- a CDS encoding NHL repeat-containing protein, protein MSRYTVRHTVAGRPAGRVPTAVLADEHSGGWRPLTWLGAPAPGGLALPQAMPSMSWMYSPRGVFVDDNHVVVADSGNHRVLIWHGVPQADEQPADVVLGQPDGGTEGRAAGGRGPERGMNLPTGVAIVDGRLIVADAWHHRILIWNSVPQSDDVAPDVVLGQPDSASVEPNAGGVCSAGTFYWPFGFAVLGGRFWVADTGNRRVLGFSGGVPEPGQVADIVLGQPSPSGREENRGAAAGPASFRWPHAIAGTPDLLLVADAGDHRVLGWTPHPAADASANSVLGQPDFVTAQEWPYGPHTGDRFRFPYAVDVDGELLVVADTANNRILMWDGLPEEPLGGRPADHVLAQPDFASNGENRWALVGRDTLCWPYGLSLHGSLLAVADSGNNRVMLWRRS, encoded by the coding sequence ATGAGTCGCTACACGGTGCGGCACACCGTGGCCGGCCGTCCCGCCGGGCGGGTGCCCACCGCGGTACTGGCCGATGAGCACAGCGGTGGGTGGCGGCCGCTGACGTGGCTGGGCGCCCCCGCGCCCGGCGGGCTGGCGCTGCCGCAGGCGATGCCGAGCATGTCGTGGATGTATTCTCCCCGCGGGGTTTTCGTCGATGACAACCATGTCGTGGTCGCCGACTCCGGCAACCACCGCGTGCTCATCTGGCACGGTGTGCCGCAGGCCGACGAGCAGCCCGCCGACGTGGTGCTCGGTCAGCCTGACGGGGGCACCGAGGGCCGTGCGGCGGGTGGCCGCGGACCCGAGCGCGGCATGAACCTGCCGACCGGCGTCGCGATCGTCGACGGGCGGTTAATCGTGGCGGACGCCTGGCATCATCGGATCCTGATCTGGAACTCGGTGCCGCAGTCCGACGACGTCGCCCCCGATGTGGTGCTGGGTCAGCCCGACAGCGCGTCGGTGGAACCGAACGCGGGCGGTGTGTGCTCGGCGGGAACGTTCTACTGGCCGTTCGGCTTTGCGGTGCTCGGCGGGCGGTTCTGGGTGGCCGACACAGGGAATCGGCGGGTGTTGGGATTCAGCGGCGGTGTGCCGGAGCCGGGACAGGTCGCCGACATCGTGCTCGGGCAACCGTCACCGAGTGGCCGTGAGGAGAACCGTGGTGCGGCGGCGGGACCGGCGAGCTTCCGCTGGCCGCACGCAATCGCCGGCACGCCGGATCTGCTGTTGGTGGCCGACGCGGGTGATCACCGCGTGCTGGGCTGGACGCCGCACCCGGCTGCCGATGCGTCGGCGAATTCGGTCCTGGGACAGCCGGATTTCGTGACCGCGCAGGAGTGGCCCTACGGTCCGCACACCGGTGACCGGTTCCGGTTCCCCTACGCGGTGGATGTGGACGGCGAACTTCTCGTGGTCGCCGACACGGCCAACAACCGCATCCTGATGTGGGACGGGCTGCCGGAGGAGCCGCTCGGTGGTCGGCCCGCCGACCATGTGCTGGCACAACCCGACTTCGCGTCGAATGGCGAGAACCGGTGGGCGCTGGTCGGCCGCGACACGCTGTGCTGGCCGTACGGTCTGAGCTTGCACGGAAGCCTGCTCGCGGTGGCGGATTCGGGCAACAACCGCGTGATGCTGTGGCGGCGTTCGTGA
- a CDS encoding NifU family protein has product MTLADTTDLDVLAGRVDAAVAALADLDPAARAAAEELKTALEGIHRAGLTTIVSRMRADDGARPLLFDLVDDPVVRMLLTLHGIIRPDPVTLAERALAAVRPQLHSHGGDVALVRIEDGVAFVRLEGACNGCSMSSVTLRELVETALRQSIPSLRAVEVVPAEPSPAVIPVESLRMPPRPADDGWVKVTRAESVPVDGITVPADGVIVVNLGQRLSAYRNECAHEALPLDEAILDASAGTLTCPWHGFCYDATSGECMSAPGVQLEQLPLRIDDGDVWVRTGR; this is encoded by the coding sequence ATGACGCTCGCCGACACCACCGATCTCGACGTCCTCGCCGGCAGGGTCGACGCCGCGGTCGCGGCGCTGGCCGACCTGGATCCTGCCGCCCGGGCCGCCGCCGAGGAGCTCAAGACCGCGCTGGAGGGCATCCACCGCGCCGGGCTGACGACGATCGTATCGCGGATGCGGGCCGACGACGGCGCGCGTCCGCTGTTGTTCGACCTCGTCGACGACCCCGTGGTGAGGATGCTCCTGACGCTGCACGGCATCATCCGGCCCGACCCGGTGACGCTGGCCGAGCGCGCGCTGGCCGCGGTGCGTCCGCAGCTGCACAGCCACGGCGGCGACGTGGCGCTCGTCCGCATCGAGGACGGCGTCGCCTTCGTACGTCTCGAGGGCGCGTGCAACGGGTGCTCGATGTCGTCGGTGACGCTGCGGGAGCTCGTCGAAACCGCTCTGCGACAGAGTATTCCGTCGCTGCGAGCGGTCGAGGTGGTGCCCGCCGAGCCGTCACCGGCGGTGATCCCGGTCGAGTCGCTGCGGATGCCGCCGCGGCCGGCCGACGACGGCTGGGTGAAGGTGACCCGCGCGGAGTCGGTCCCGGTCGACGGGATCACGGTGCCCGCCGACGGCGTCATCGTTGTCAATCTCGGTCAGAGGCTTTCGGCGTACCGCAACGAGTGCGCACACGAGGCTCTGCCGCTCGACGAGGCGATTCTCGATGCGTCCGCGGGCACGTTGACATGCCCGTGGCACGGCTTCTGCTACGACGCGACGTCGGGGGAGTGCATGTCGGCTCCCGGCGTGCAACTCGAGCAGCTTCCGCTGCGGATCGACGACGGGGATGTCTGGGTTCGGACGGGCCGATGA
- a CDS encoding tetratricopeptide repeat protein, whose product MTDIAVEPTEAGAGLVTRPQPLGVFGLPLGYLLIPAGQDTDAARAALLSGCLPEVWPERMAAHRHACSGDRDAALAALAGDDPVSRYNHFVLDPDVASPDVVRTGLGELGVLVDVVLFVLGRSDTVPDADGLDGELAATVLAVAASAAVDAHAPTQAVAILDTAAHAATPASRPLAGVLSGAAAGLCRDAGDPSAVSRFERALKLLDGADGLKIARAELHLAAAGVLHEQAAQRPELMPAAIPHYHSALQLIRRDDAPLLWASGHADLATAYLTMPMVEASSQLRLGIAAQSLRQALTVFTRDEHPQRWASVQLNLANSLVYTPSRHRQENLVEAVEIYEAVLEARDRDTDPSGRARVLANQGNVLAHLGAFDQAKAKLYEARFLFEELGDTDAVRSVRGVLDEISREGAR is encoded by the coding sequence GTGACCGATATCGCCGTCGAACCAACCGAGGCGGGCGCCGGGCTGGTGACGCGCCCGCAACCGCTGGGCGTGTTCGGCCTTCCCCTGGGATACCTGCTCATCCCCGCAGGACAGGACACCGATGCGGCGCGTGCCGCACTGCTGTCGGGATGTCTGCCCGAGGTGTGGCCCGAGCGGATGGCCGCCCACCGGCACGCCTGTTCCGGTGACCGCGACGCCGCGCTGGCCGCGCTGGCCGGTGACGATCCGGTGTCGCGCTACAACCACTTCGTGCTCGATCCGGACGTCGCCTCGCCCGACGTCGTACGCACCGGCCTGGGCGAGCTCGGGGTGCTCGTCGACGTGGTCCTGTTCGTGCTCGGGCGCAGCGACACCGTGCCCGACGCCGACGGCCTCGACGGCGAGCTGGCCGCCACGGTGCTCGCCGTCGCGGCGTCGGCCGCCGTCGACGCCCACGCGCCGACACAAGCCGTGGCGATCCTCGACACCGCCGCGCACGCGGCGACGCCGGCGAGCCGCCCGTTGGCAGGCGTGCTGTCGGGTGCGGCTGCGGGTCTGTGTCGCGACGCGGGCGATCCGTCCGCGGTGAGCCGGTTCGAACGCGCGCTGAAGCTGCTCGACGGCGCCGACGGGCTCAAGATCGCCCGTGCCGAACTGCACCTGGCCGCGGCGGGCGTGCTGCACGAGCAGGCCGCGCAGCGGCCCGAGCTGATGCCCGCCGCGATCCCGCACTACCACTCGGCGCTGCAGCTGATCCGGCGCGACGACGCGCCGCTGTTGTGGGCGTCCGGCCACGCCGACCTGGCCACGGCCTACCTGACGATGCCGATGGTGGAGGCGTCCAGTCAGTTGAGGCTCGGCATCGCCGCGCAGTCGCTGCGGCAGGCGCTGACCGTGTTCACCCGCGACGAGCATCCGCAGCGGTGGGCCAGTGTCCAGCTGAATCTCGCGAACTCGTTGGTGTACACCCCGTCTCGGCACCGTCAGGAGAATCTGGTCGAGGCGGTCGAGATCTACGAGGCGGTGCTCGAAGCCCGCGATCGTGACACCGACCCGAGCGGGCGTGCGCGGGTACTGGCCAACCAGGGCAACGTGCTCGCCCACCTCGGCGCGTTCGACCAGGCGAAGGCGAAACTCTACGAGGCGCGGTTCCTGTTCGAGGAACTCGGGGACACCGATGCGGTGCGCTCGGTGCGCGGAGTGCTCGACGAGATCTCCCGGGAGGGGGCGCGATGA
- a CDS encoding hydrogenase maturation protease, with protein MIGCGNLLRGDDGVGPVLVRHLWERGVPEGAKLVDGGTAGMDVAFQMRGARQVVIVDAAATGSAPGTTFRVPGSELAELPPLQGLHTHSFRWDHAIAFARWALADDCPTDITVFLIEVAAVEMGADLSEPVTAAMEQVIALIERDYLGPLRPEVPREVTVEFTADGYLRLDAATAAARFPSDAVAALLRDGALWLIPLRGPRSGGLLLKQRTPAGDRSVLVSELLREIPLCGVRRACWDDDQSALRIPVSEAEERET; from the coding sequence GTGATCGGCTGCGGCAACCTGCTGCGCGGCGACGACGGCGTGGGCCCCGTCCTGGTCCGTCACCTGTGGGAGCGCGGCGTGCCCGAGGGCGCCAAGCTGGTCGACGGCGGCACCGCCGGAATGGATGTCGCGTTCCAGATGCGCGGCGCCCGCCAGGTGGTGATCGTCGACGCCGCCGCCACCGGTTCGGCGCCGGGCACGACGTTCCGGGTGCCCGGCTCCGAACTCGCCGAACTCCCGCCGCTGCAGGGTTTGCACACCCATTCGTTCCGCTGGGACCACGCGATCGCGTTCGCCCGCTGGGCGCTGGCGGACGACTGCCCGACCGACATCACGGTGTTCCTCATCGAGGTCGCCGCCGTCGAGATGGGCGCCGACCTGTCCGAGCCGGTGACGGCGGCGATGGAACAGGTGATCGCACTGATCGAACGTGACTATCTCGGGCCGCTCCGGCCCGAGGTCCCCCGCGAGGTGACCGTCGAGTTCACCGCCGACGGGTATCTACGGCTCGACGCCGCGACCGCCGCCGCCCGGTTCCCGTCCGACGCGGTGGCCGCGTTGCTGCGCGACGGCGCCCTGTGGCTGATCCCGCTGCGCGGGCCGCGCAGCGGCGGCCTGCTGCTCAAGCAGCGCACCCCCGCCGGCGACCGGTCGGTGCTCGTCAGCGAGTTGCTGAGGGAGATCCCACTGTGCGGCGTCCGTCGCGCATGCTGGGACGATGACCAGTCCGCGTTGCGCATCCCGGTTTCCGAGGCCGAGGAGCGGGAAACGTGA